The stretch of DNA GCCCCGGGCCAGCCGGTAGAATTCGACCCACGTCTTGAACGAAAGCGCGAGCACCAGATTGACCAGGCCCGGCCCGATCAGGCCCATGACCAGAATGGTAAACAGCAAGTACGGAAAGGCCATGAGCAGGTCGGCGGCCCGGGAGACGAAGGCATCCAGCGTTCCCCCGTAATAGCCCGCCGCAGTCCCCAAACCGGTCCCGACGACGGCCGATAGCAGCACGGTGAGGACGCCCACTGCAAGCGACACCCGCGCCCCGTAAATGATGCGGGAGAAGATGTCGCGCCCGAGTTCGTCGGTGCCGAGCCAGTGCCCGGGGGACCAGCCGGGGAGCGGCCACGGCGGGGCGAGCCGGGCTGCCAGGTCGAACTGGTCAGGGCTGACAGGCGCCACCGCTGGGGCCAGTATGGCCACCAGCACGTACGCCGCAAGGACAATAGCCCCGGCCGCGGCCGCCCGGTGCCGGCGCAGGCCGCGGCGATAGGCGCTCAGGTCGTAGCGACGCGCGGGTTGACGAGCGTGTACAGCAAGTCCACCAGCAGGTTCGCTCCCAGAAAGGTCAGCGCATACAGCAGCACCGCGCCCTGTACCAGTGGGTAGTCCCGGGCGAAGATGGCCGAAACCACCATCCGCCCCAGCCCGGGCCAGCCGAACACCGTTTCCACTACCATGTTGCCGCCCAGGAGCACCCCCATCTGCAGCCCCAGCACCGTCACGGCGGGAGCCGTTGCGTTGCGCAGCGCGTGCTTTACGATGAGGCGCCATCCGCTCACCCCCTTGGCCCGGGCCACCCGGATGTAATCGGCTCGCAGAACCTCCAGCATGCTGGCGCGGACGACCCTGGAGAGGACGGCGGCGAGCTCGGCGCCGAGCGTGACGGCCGGAAGCACGAGGTGGCGCAGCGCGGAGCGCAACGCGGCGCCCTTGCCCGCCAGGAGGCTGTCGACCAGCATGAGACCCGTCCTGGCGGGCAGGTCGAGCCCCGGGTCGAGCCGGCCCGAGGCGGGCAGCCAACCCAGTGTCACGCTGAACAGCAGGATCAACACCAGCCCCAGCCAGAAGCCGGGCATCGCGACCCCCACGAACGCCGCTCCCATGGTCGCATGATCCAGCGCCGAACGATGGCGAACGGCCGAGACCACACCCGCCGGTACGGCTACCGTCACGGCGAAAAGGAGAGCCGCCAGCGCCAGCTCGAGGGTGGCGGGCAGCGCTTCGGCGATCAGCTCGGAGACGGGCCGGGCGGTACGGATGGAGTCGCCGAGGTCGCCACGAACCAGGTTGTGCAGGAAGCGCGTGAGCTGGACCGGCAACGGTTTGTCGAGGTCCAGATGGCTGCGCAGCGCCTGCATCTCGGCCTCGCTCACGTTGCCGGCCTGGCCCATCATAATGTCAACCGGATCCCCTGGCAGCAGGCGCAACAGCGTGAACGTCACGAGCGTGATGCCCACGGCCAGGGGCAGGGCGGCAAGAAGCCGCCGGAGCATCCAGGCGCCGGCCGCCCTACCGGACAACGTACCCCGCCTCCCGCAGGAGCGCCCGCGCCCTGTCGGGGTCGTACGGGTAAGGCTTCAGGCCCTCGTGGTAGCCGAACCCGCTCGGCAAGAAAGCTGTGGCCACCCGGTGCGCGTAAGGCCCGTAAAGCCCCTTCAAGATGGCCTCCCAGTCGATGGCATAGTTGAGCGCCTGGCGAACGCGGGGGTCTGAGAAGCGCTGGGTGTTCAGCTCGATCTCGTAAAGGCGGGTGCCCGGAGCGACCTTCACCTGGACGCCCCCGGTCCGTTCAAGCCGCGCCACCAGGTCGGGCGGCACCTCGTGAATGATGTGAACCTCACCTGCCAGGAGCGCCGCCACCCGCGACCCCGGCTCGGGCATCATCCGGAAAACCGCCCGGCTGAGTCTGGGCGGCTCCACCGGCGGCAGATCGGGCGAACCCCCGTAGTAGCCGTCGAAACGTTCAAGCACGATGTCGCCATCCAGGCGTCCTCGCTCGAACTTGAAGGGCCCGGCGCCGACGGGGTGGCGCACGAATCCGGCCGTCCCCACGTCGGTCATGTAATCCTTCGGGACGATCTGGGTGTGTACGAGAAGCTGCAAAAAGGCCGGGAACGGGTTATCGAGCACCATCTTCACCGTGTAGTCGTCCAGCTTCTCCACCTTTGAAAGAGGGCCGAGAAGGCCCCGGCGCGGCGACGGCCGGCCGTCCAGGCCCGTGGGCGACAGGATGCGCTCAAACGTGAAGACGACGTCGTCGGCGGTGAGCGCTTCGCCGTTGTGGAAGCGTATGCCACGGCGCAGTTTGAAGACGTACGTGGTGGGATCGGGCTGCTCCCACGATTCGGCGATTTCCGGGACGACCTCGCCGTCGGGCGTGCGGGTGACCAGCCCGTCAAACATGTTGCGCAGCACGGTCTCGGTGTC from Bacillota bacterium encodes:
- a CDS encoding ABC transporter substrate-binding protein; the protein is MLRVIRRVRFVLALLVLSAVVWPAAMGIFPAAASAAPAGDRVLHIVLDGAKSREAELQAVAAYLRQVGIDAQVRVWEYQTLVAEAQKGTRDAYATDWGSATFFPVDLAIPKLKTDDRGNFSFYSNPEVDRLFEIASTTTDAAESKAAYLKAQEIIYQDAPWIFGYYRDTIEAASARVMNWRPSVDNRTNLHDVWIQGGDTLVVAMRADRIVTFDPADYRDRDTETVLRNMFDGLVTRTPDGEVVPEIAESWEQPDPTTYVFKLRRGIRFHNGEALTADDVVFTFERILSPTGLDGRPSPRRGLLGPLSKVEKLDDYTVKMVLDNPFPAFLQLLVHTQIVPKDYMTDVGTAGFVRHPVGAGPFKFERGRLDGDIVLERFDGYYGGSPDLPPVEPPRLSRAVFRMMPEPGSRVAALLAGEVHIIHEVPPDLVARLERTGGVQVKVAPGTRLYEIELNTQRFSDPRVRQALNYAIDWEAILKGLYGPYAHRVATAFLPSGFGYHEGLKPYPYDPDRARALLREAGYVVR
- a CDS encoding ABC transporter permease, encoding MLRRLLAALPLAVGITLVTFTLLRLLPGDPVDIMMGQAGNVSEAEMQALRSHLDLDKPLPVQLTRFLHNLVRGDLGDSIRTARPVSELIAEALPATLELALAALLFAVTVAVPAGVVSAVRHRSALDHATMGAAFVGVAMPGFWLGLVLILLFSVTLGWLPASGRLDPGLDLPARTGLMLVDSLLAGKGAALRSALRHLVLPAVTLGAELAAVLSRVVRASMLEVLRADYIRVARAKGVSGWRLIVKHALRNATAPAVTVLGLQMGVLLGGNMVVETVFGWPGLGRMVVSAIFARDYPLVQGAVLLYALTFLGANLLVDLLYTLVNPRVATT
- a CDS encoding ABC transporter permease, producing MSAYRRGLRRHRAAAAGAIVLAAYVLVAILAPAVAPVSPDQFDLAARLAPPWPLPGWSPGHWLGTDELGRDIFSRIIYGARVSLAVGVLTVLLSAVVGTGLGTAAGYYGGTLDAFVSRAADLLMAFPYLLFTILVMGLIGPGLVNLVLALSFKTWVEFYRLARGETLAHKSREYVEAARAIGRSSAGILKREILPNILPTLLVMAALRTGYVVLMEASLSFLGLGAPPGTPAWGSMVAAGREHLIGAWWVSTLPGLAILLLVMAINAFAEGLRDALDPHALNAPESV